One genomic region from uncultured Cohaesibacter sp. encodes:
- the nqrE gene encoding NADH:ubiquinone reductase (Na(+)-transporting) subunit E produces the protein MEGLISLAVKAIFIENLALSFFLGMCTFLAVSKKVETAIGLGISVTVVQAITVPANNLILHFFLAKGALSWLGLENVDLTFIGLISYIGVIAAMVQILEMILDRFFPALYNALGIFLPLITVNCAIMGGSLFMVERDYTFAESSVYGVASGLGWALAITAMAGVREKLKYSDVPAGLQGLGVTFITAGLMAMGFMAFSGVKL, from the coding sequence ATGGAAGGTCTTATTTCTCTTGCGGTTAAGGCGATCTTTATTGAGAACCTTGCGCTTTCCTTCTTCCTCGGCATGTGTACATTCCTTGCCGTTTCCAAGAAGGTTGAAACCGCAATCGGTCTCGGGATCTCCGTAACGGTCGTTCAGGCCATTACGGTGCCTGCCAACAACCTGATCCTGCATTTCTTCCTGGCAAAGGGCGCTCTGTCTTGGCTAGGTCTTGAAAATGTAGACCTGACTTTCATCGGTCTGATTTCTTACATCGGCGTCATCGCCGCTATGGTGCAGATCCTTGAAATGATCCTCGATCGCTTCTTTCCGGCACTCTACAACGCCCTTGGCATCTTCCTGCCTCTGATTACGGTGAACTGCGCCATCATGGGTGGTTCGCTCTTCATGGTGGAACGCGACTATACCTTCGCGGAAAGCTCCGTTTACGGTGTTGCTTCCGGTCTTGGTTGGGCGCTGGCAATCACTGCCATGGCAGGGGTGCGCGAGAAGCTAAAATATTCTGATGTACCGGCTGGCCTGCAAGGCCTTGGCGTCACATTCATCACCGCAGGGTTGATGGCCATGGGCTTCATGGCTTTCTCCGGCGTGAAGCTGTAA
- the nqrF gene encoding NADH:ubiquinone reductase (Na(+)-transporting) subunit F, which translates to MEEFALGITFFILIVLALVAIILFARSRLVSTGNVNITINGEKTISVPAGGKLLGALASQKIFVASACGGGGTCAQCRCKVFEGGGSILPTEEAHITKREAKEGDRLSCQVAVKQDMSIQVPEEVFGVKKWECTVKSNDNVATFIKELVLQLPADEHVNFRAGGYIQIEAPAHEVAYKDFDVAEEYREDWDKFNLWQYVSKVEEPIERAYSMANYPEEKGIIMLNVRVASPPPGQPNVPPGQMSSFIFNLKPGDKVNISGPFGEFFARDTEKEMIFVGGGAGMAPMRSHIFDQLKRLDTKRKITFWYGARSKREMFYVEDFDKLAEEHPNFTWHVALSDALPEDDWDGYTGFIHNVLYEQYLRDHEAPEDCEYYMCGPPIMNQSVINMLLDLGVDREDIMLDDFGG; encoded by the coding sequence ATGGAAGAGTTTGCCCTTGGCATCACGTTCTTTATCCTGATCGTTCTGGCTCTGGTGGCGATCATTCTGTTCGCCCGCAGCCGCTTGGTTTCCACTGGTAATGTGAACATCACTATCAATGGTGAAAAGACCATTTCCGTACCTGCCGGTGGCAAGTTGCTGGGAGCTCTGGCGAGCCAGAAGATCTTCGTTGCATCTGCCTGTGGTGGCGGTGGTACCTGTGCGCAGTGTCGCTGTAAGGTCTTCGAGGGCGGCGGGTCCATCCTGCCAACCGAAGAAGCCCACATCACCAAGCGTGAGGCAAAGGAAGGCGATCGTCTTTCCTGTCAGGTCGCTGTGAAACAGGATATGTCCATTCAGGTGCCTGAAGAGGTCTTCGGCGTCAAGAAGTGGGAATGCACAGTCAAATCAAACGACAACGTGGCCACGTTCATTAAAGAACTTGTCCTGCAGTTGCCCGCTGATGAGCATGTGAATTTCCGCGCTGGTGGTTATATCCAGATTGAAGCACCAGCTCATGAGGTCGCTTACAAAGACTTTGATGTTGCTGAGGAATATCGCGAAGATTGGGATAAATTCAATCTCTGGCAATATGTCTCCAAGGTTGAAGAACCGATCGAGCGTGCCTACTCCATGGCCAACTATCCTGAAGAAAAAGGCATCATCATGCTCAACGTGCGTGTCGCCAGCCCACCTCCGGGCCAGCCGAACGTACCTCCGGGCCAGATGTCGTCCTTCATCTTCAACCTCAAGCCAGGTGATAAAGTCAACATTTCCGGTCCGTTCGGCGAGTTCTTTGCTCGTGATACCGAAAAGGAAATGATCTTTGTTGGTGGTGGTGCCGGTATGGCGCCGATGCGCTCGCATATCTTCGATCAGCTCAAGCGCCTTGATACCAAACGGAAAATCACCTTCTGGTATGGTGCTCGCTCCAAGCGCGAAATGTTCTATGTAGAAGATTTCGACAAGCTGGCCGAAGAACATCCGAACTTCACTTGGCATGTTGCCTTGTCTGATGCCTTGCCTGAGGATGATTGGGACGGTTACACCGGCTTCATTCATAATGTGCTGTATGAACAGTATCTGCGTGACCATGAAGCTCCGGAAGACTGCGAATATTACATGTGCGGTCCTCCGATCATGAACCAGTCCGTGATCAACATGCTGCTTGATCTGGGTGTTGATCGCGAAGACATCATGCTCGATGACTTTGGTGGTTAA
- a CDS encoding GFA family protein yields the protein MIKPGHSYNAACHCGSVQFRVTISENDKPPRRCTCSICRMRGAAAVSTPLDGIEFLKGEEMLTKYQFGTMTAEHYFCSKCGIYTHHKRRSSPNEYGINVACIEGVSPFDFEEIVVYDGVTHPKDGDGKSHIAGYLRFTKD from the coding sequence TTGATAAAGCCAGGGCACAGCTATAATGCCGCCTGTCATTGCGGTTCCGTACAATTTCGTGTCACGATATCGGAAAATGACAAGCCGCCGAGACGCTGCACATGTTCCATCTGCCGGATGAGAGGCGCCGCGGCAGTTTCAACACCATTGGATGGCATCGAGTTTCTCAAAGGCGAGGAGATGCTGACCAAATATCAATTCGGCACGATGACCGCCGAGCATTATTTCTGCTCCAAGTGCGGTATCTATACCCATCACAAACGCCGCTCTAGCCCGAATGAATATGGCATCAATGTCGCTTGCATCGAAGGCGTCAGCCCGTTTGATTTTGAAGAAATCGTTGTTTATGACGGAGTCACTCACCCCAAGGATGGCGACGGTAAATCGCACATTGCTGGCTATTTGCGCTTTACCAAGGACTAG
- a CDS encoding GntR family transcriptional regulator has translation MPKSGYLGIKEYISSMIRSKEWPPGHLLPTETELAAQFDCARATVNRALGELAEEQIIDRRRKAGSRVRDGRERMANLKIQFPCREIEAMGKEHRYVSLQREMCALPVLLQNIGETGLEDQCLRTEGVHYASETPFQFERSWFRRDAFPELFQEGGKVKAPCVTLLEKNPFYHGGLCISASKANHLEARHLGIKVGEPLINKEYILTDGLEGTPVAVMQIRYKPDYSVSCIF, from the coding sequence GTGCCTAAAAGTGGATATCTTGGGATCAAGGAGTATATTTCTTCCATGATCCGGAGCAAAGAATGGCCGCCAGGTCATTTGCTGCCAACGGAAACAGAGCTGGCTGCGCAATTTGATTGCGCCAGAGCGACGGTCAATCGTGCATTGGGGGAATTGGCCGAAGAACAGATTATTGACCGAAGGCGCAAGGCGGGCAGCCGTGTGCGCGATGGTCGCGAACGGATGGCCAATCTGAAAATCCAGTTCCCCTGTCGCGAAATCGAAGCGATGGGAAAGGAGCATCGCTATGTTTCTCTTCAAAGGGAAATGTGCGCACTGCCCGTGCTCTTGCAAAATATTGGAGAGACGGGGCTGGAAGATCAGTGCTTGCGGACAGAGGGGGTTCACTATGCCAGTGAGACCCCTTTTCAATTTGAGCGTAGCTGGTTCCGCAGAGATGCCTTTCCCGAATTGTTCCAAGAGGGTGGCAAGGTGAAAGCGCCCTGCGTAACACTTCTGGAAAAGAACCCCTTTTATCACGGCGGTTTGTGTATTTCTGCTTCAAAAGCCAATCACTTGGAAGCGCGCCATCTGGGGATCAAGGTGGGGGAGCCTCTGATCAATAAAGAATATATTCTGACAGATGGGCTGGAAGGGACGCCCGTTGCTGTCATGCAAATCAGATACAAGCCTGACTATAGCGTTTCCTGCATATTCTAG